A genomic region of Raphanus sativus cultivar WK10039 chromosome 6, ASM80110v3, whole genome shotgun sequence contains the following coding sequences:
- the LOC108808263 gene encoding uncharacterized protein LOC108808263: MSASCAVTPSVRTELFSSLSKRPTFPAQTRRPRNKCEISRRGFAVRGIVASGVSVMGTPPSPSSAASQLIEGGDRLAFKPEGYNFWEWRGHKIHYVVQGEGLPLVLIHGFGASVFHWRYNIPELAKKYKVYALDLLGFGWSDKALIEYDAMVWTYQVIDFIKEIVKEPAVVVGNSLGGFTALSIAVGLPEQVTGVALLNSAGQFASESRKQEVFQRVVLGFLI, translated from the exons ATGTCGGCTTCATGTGCTGTAACACCGTCTGTTAGAACAGAACTATTCAGCTCATTATCTAAAAGACCCACCTTTCCTGCTCAAACTCGTCGACCAA GGAACAAATGTGAAATCAGCAGAAGGGGTTTTGCAGTGAGAGGGATTGTTGCTTCTGGAGTTTCAGTCATGGGCACTCCTCCTTCACCATCATCAGCTGCTTCTCAGCTAATTGAAG GTGGGGATAGATTAGCTTTTAAGCCAGAAGGATATAACTTTTGGGAATGGAGAGGTCACAAGATTCATTATGTGGTTCAAGGAGAAGGCTTGCCTCTTGTTCTTATTCATGGCTTTGGTGCTTCTGTCTTTCACTGGAG GTATAACATTCCTGAACTGGCTAAGAAGTACAAAGTGTACGCCTTGGACTTACTCGGTTTCGGATGGAGTGACAAAGCTCTCATAGAGTATGATGCAATGGTTTGGACATATCAAGTTATTGACTTTATCAAAGAGATTGTCAAAGAGCCAGCTGTTGTGGTTGGAAACAG CCTAGGGGGATTCACAGCTTTGTCAATTGCGGTGGGATTACCAGAGCAAGTCACAGGAGTTGCGCTTCTTAACTCTGCAGGACAGTTTGCATCCGAGAGTAGAAAGCAAGAGGTCTTCCAACGTGTGGTTCTTGGGTTCTTGATCTGA
- the LOC108837883 gene encoding uncharacterized protein LOC108837883, with protein MSVACVQYSDLGERDRAMVLEKFRQATINWNQQLNSAVEEEGLEESEAREEEDEKKSHLVVVIDVCLPMLSSGESSLSSRVLVNYELPTKKETYSRRLTSCLASGGIVINMVIGFFIFTYFTAPPVPQLPT; from the exons ATGTCTGTTGCTTGTGTGCAGTACAGTGATCTGGGAGAGAGGGACCGAGCTATGGTTTTGGAGAAATTTCGACAAGCAACAATCAACTGGAACCAGCAACTTAACTCTGcagtagaagaagaaggtttGGAAGAGAGTGAagccagagaagaagaagatgaaaagaaatCTCATCTGGTGGTTGTGATTGATGTTTGTCTTCCCATGCTTTCATCTGGAGAGTCTTCTCTTTCCTCACGAGTTCTCGTCAACTACGAGCTTCCTACTAAGAAGGAAACTTATTCTAGGCGTTTAACATCTTGCTTAGCTTCAG GTGGGATTGTCATAAACATGGTTATTGGCTTCTTCATTTTCACCTACTTTACAGCTCCCCCTGTTCCTCAACTTCCAACTTGA